In the genome of Desulfovibrio desulfuricans, one region contains:
- a CDS encoding Mpv17/PMP22 family protein, protein MRQKDFVVLGVCLAAFGWLAFGPGALEGFISLTAQYPFGMSFLKFAILATLGECIALRITTGVYNRPGFGVLPKAIIWGLLGIGIKIAFTVYGAGTFKLLNEMGLLSGAPTTFGAKLLMSFSISVLINTLFAPVLMITHKLTDLHIAATGGTLNSLCTKPDVAALFRTIDWNSMWSFVLKKTIPFFWIPAHTITFMLPAHFQVVFAAALGIALGVILAFAGLRAKKA, encoded by the coding sequence ATGCGTCAAAAGGATTTTGTGGTTTTAGGCGTTTGTTTGGCGGCGTTCGGTTGGCTGGCTTTTGGGCCCGGGGCGCTTGAGGGCTTTATCAGCCTGACTGCCCAGTATCCTTTTGGCATGAGCTTTCTCAAGTTTGCCATTCTGGCTACCCTTGGCGAATGCATTGCCCTGCGCATCACCACGGGCGTGTACAACAGGCCCGGATTTGGCGTTTTGCCCAAGGCGATTATCTGGGGTTTGCTGGGCATAGGCATCAAGATTGCCTTTACCGTGTACGGCGCGGGCACGTTCAAGCTGCTCAACGAAATGGGTCTGCTTTCGGGCGCACCCACGACCTTTGGCGCCAAGCTGCTCATGTCTTTTTCCATCAGCGTGCTTATCAATACGCTTTTCGCCCCGGTGCTGATGATTACCCACAAGCTCACCGACCTGCACATTGCGGCCACCGGCGGCACGCTCAACAGCCTGTGCACCAAGCCTGACGTGGCGGCCCTGTTCCGCACCATCGACTGGAATTCCATGTGGAGCTTTGTGCTCAAGAAGACCATTCCTTTCTTCTGGATTCCCGCGCACACCATCACCTTTATGCTGCCCGCCCATTTTCAGGTGGTGTTTGCGGCGGCGTTGGGCATTGCCCTGGGCGTGATTCTGGCCTTTGCGGGCCTGCGCGCCAAGAAGGCGTAA